The DNA sequence ATCGTGTAAATGCACAAGTAGTTGAAGATTCAGCAATAATGGAGTTTCCGGCCTTATGGTTAAAAAATACAGCTAAAAAACATAGTACTTTTGCACTTAATTTATTATCGCTGATTGCCAATCATGCGCATATGGCAGAAGTAGAGGCTGAACATCAAGCAACAATGTCTGCTGCTCAATTGGTAGCTTGTTTTATGCAACGGCTATGTATTTTATATGGTTTTAATCCCGAAGGTTTTGATTTGCCTTATAGCAAAACATTAATTGCTTCACGTCTTGGTATGGAACTTGAAACTTTTTCACGCACTCTAAATAAACTTAAGGAACATGGGATTAGTATTAATGGAAATCGAGTGACAATTACGGATCTTAAGCGTATTGAAAAATACGTTTGTAATTTTTGTTCTATTTCAGAAGAATGTGAGACACATCATTCTATAAATAAGAAAACAGCCACTCAATAACTTATAAATAGTTTGTATTAATGTGAGAGCAATATAGGGAGTTGAATATTTTTTAACATATATTGTGTTACACCCCCTAATATCATTTCCCTAAACACACTATGTCCATAAGCGCCCATTATTAATAAATCAGCATTAAGTTCTTTAGTCTTTGTTGCGATAGCCTCACCCGTATTTTGATATTTCCCTGCAGGAATCAAAATACTTTCGGTAGATATGCCATGGGTCTTTAAATAAGACATGAGATTAGTTTCATCACTAAGTTCGGAATTTCGTTTTTCTACTTTAATAATATAAAATTTTTCAACACGATGTAATAAAGGTAAGGCATTATAAATAGCACGTGCTGCTTGTAAGCTACCATTCCAAGCAAAAGCTACAATTTTATCTTTAAATTCATTAGTTAAGTTATGAGGCTCAGCAGGTAATATAAATACAGGACGTCCAGTATCAAATAAAGCTGGACTAAGTAAATCATATAGTGAGGCAGATTTATGTCCAATAACAATTAGATCACTCAAACGACCTTCATGTGCAACTATAAAATCTCCCATGCCTATCAAATGTTGAAAGCGAATAGATGCATGATGCATGGGTATTTCTTTTTTATCAAAAGGTAAATTATGCTTGACAGCAAAAGAAG is a window from the Alphaproteobacteria bacterium genome containing:
- a CDS encoding Crp/Fnr family transcriptional regulator, which codes for MSVMLPSDNIHSFPLFLGLTEFEKNELIQCAHIRQIARNEMLFTQGDPVSYFYFIINGTIQLFRTNIDGHEKTIAIIKSGQTMCEDEIMDSCQNHRVNAQVVEDSAIMEFPALWLKNTAKKHSTFALNLLSLIANHAHMAEVEAEHQATMSAAQLVACFMQRLCILYGFNPEGFDLPYSKTLIASRLGMELETFSRTLNKLKEHGISINGNRVTITDLKRIEKYVCNFCSISEECETHHSINKKTATQ
- a CDS encoding universal stress protein produces the protein MTIKSILCIFNGSQDELNALNTAYVLGKTYGAEIRVLHISPDPASFASTYSEGIILNSPFIKSIEKENTEHMHKAKQYVSSFAVKHNLPFDKKEIPMHHASIRFQHLIGMGDFIVAHEGRLSDLIVIGHKSASLYDLLSPALFDTGRPVFILPAEPHNLTNEFKDKIVAFAWNGSLQAARAIYNALPLLHRVEKFYIIKVEKRNSELSDETNLMSYLKTHGISTESILIPAGKYQNTGEAIATKTKELNADLLIMGAYGHSVFREMILGGVTQYMLKNIQLPILLSH